The following coding sequences are from one Apodemus sylvaticus chromosome X, mApoSyl1.1, whole genome shotgun sequence window:
- the Hmgb3 gene encoding high mobility group protein B3, whose translation MAKGDPKKPKGKMSAYAFFVQTCREEHKKKNPEVPVNFAEFSKKCSERWKTMSSKEKSKFDEMAKADKVRYDREMKDYGPAKGGKKKKDPNAPKRPPSGFFLFCSEFRPKIKSTNPGISIGDVAKKLGEMWNNLSDSEKQPYITKAAKLKEKYEKDVADYKSKGKFDGAKGPAKVARKKVEEEEEEEEEEEEEEEEEEDE comes from the exons atggctaaagGTGACCCCAAGAAACCAAAGGGCAAGATGTCTGCTTATGCCTTCTTCGTGCAGACATGCAGGGAAGAACATAAGAAGAAAAATCCAGAGGTTCCAGTCAATTTTGCAGAGTTTTCCAAGAAGTGCTCTGAGAGGTGGAAG acaatgtCTAGCAAAGAGAAATCAAAGTTTGATGAAATGGCAAAGGCAGATAAAGTACGCTATGATCGGGAGATGAAAGATTATGGACCAGCTAAAGGaggcaagaagaagaaggaccCAAATGCCCCCAAAAGACCTCC GTCCGGATTTTTCTTATTCTGCTCCGAATTCCGCCCCAAGATTAAATCCACAAACCCTGGCATCTCCATTGGAGATGTGGCAAAAAAGCTGGGTGAGATGTGGAATAACTTAAGTGACAGTGAAAAGCAGCCTTACATTACCAAGGCAGCAAAGCTGAAGGAGAAGTATGAGAAG GATGTTGCTGACTATAAGTCTAAAGGGAAGTTTGATGGCGCCAAGGGTCCTGCTAAAGTTGCTCGGAAAaaggtggaagaggaagaggaggaagaggaggaggaagaggaggaagaggaggaagaggaagatgaataA